The Coffea eugenioides isolate CCC68of unplaced genomic scaffold, Ceug_1.0 ScVebR1_642;HRSCAF=1353, whole genome shotgun sequence sequence TTGCAGCAGTGACATGCAATATGTCTATCGagttaaaaagaaaatcttAGATCCCTTGATACTATgtggtaaaaaaaaagaatatatatatatatatatatagagccCATTTGGCAAACATTGTGCGAGTGttaatcaaaaaagaaaaaaaaagctggAAATCAAGACTAAAAGGAGGCTCGATGATTACCTCGGTGGTGTCaagaatttttctggtttgttcTCTCCCCACGATGCTGCGATTTGTCTAGCTGTGTTCGAAGCCGCAAGAAGCAATTAGAGAACTCAAACTATAAGGGATCTTATTGTTTAGCTGTACTTGAAGCCGTAAGGGATCCCATTGGTTTCTTTTATAGAGCTCAAGCcatgcaataataaaaaaaaagggggaaatcAAAGTTCATTTGGAAATTGCAGGAATTGAGCATACGGAATTGGTTTCCAGAAGCCAGCTAGTTGATAGCTTCCAATTGTTTACAAGAATTTTAGCAGTTTTTTCTAGTTTGCTATAATGGTGCTTGGTTGAATGTTCGGTCTAGGCAGTAGACCAATTTTGATTGGCACATGGTCTTGGAAGCAATTAAAGGTCAGAAGGAAAGTGAGTAGTCCAATGTCCAAGAAGATTGCCTAAATTCTTCACCACTTGATGGTTGGTTTTGGCAATTATCAATTCATTGCAAGTGCGCAATTTAGTACCTGCCGAATTGATGcatcatgaaaaaaaaaggaaatgattgAAAGTGGTATGTTTCTAATTCTCTTGGAATCAATTCTCAATCAAGAGGGAAGTGGTCTCATgacttctaaaaaaaaattttgaagccaCGGCATTATGATTGTGTACATGGATCAATTTGGTTCACAAATGTTCAACTACATGGTTGTGTCTCTTCATATAGAAGCAAGGAAATCAATATCTTATTCAAAGTTGCATGGGAAAACTTTGGCAGTATTCGGATTAGGAGGCTGCTAAGATTTGGAGAGCGCCACATTCGCCGAGAAGTTCGTATATGATGCAAGTTGGTTTTAAGCAACTTCTAGTTTCAATACTttgctagttgcgtgactttgGAAAGTGGAACAATGCATGTTTGATTGAGTAATTGCCTAGAAACTTGGTTCCCAAATATTTGTGACCAGTTTCTCGTAGCATTTGGAAATATAAAATTCGATGGGTCTTGCTCCTTTAAATCGAGCTGGTGCCAggttgccaaaaaaaaagagagaaaccaATGGCCGTCTGGAATTTGCAAAGGCTGATTATAGCAAGATCATGAACGTGGAAGCCACTAAATTCGAGTAACTTCCAATTAGCTGAGATGCGAATTGGAAATTATCAATTCGATTTAGCAAGTCTGCCGCATATAATGTTGAGTGCCGAAGCGTGAAGACATTTCCTAAGCTTTGCACCACGTTTTGGTTCTCAAAAGTGAGAGTTTTATAGTAAGTATTGAATGGGAAGTTTCCATAGAACGAATTGGTAGCCATGCTTTGATTATTAAATGTTTAGGCGGTGCAATGGTCATAGGAGGATTCCTAATGCAAATAAGGCTACATTGAAGTTGCTGAAAGTGAAATTAAATTAACGGTGCCTACTAGGACTTCCAGGTGAAGAATGTCTATGGAGCAAAGCCTTCAAGGGACATGGGACCATTCTTGTCGGAATAAAATCGATTGGAACGTTTGAGCTTTAATGTTTGGTGTCTTTAATGTATTGTAACTTTAAGTTAATGGTAGTCACTTGGACTAGTCTCCAATGGAATTCCAAAGACCAACAGAGCAGCAATTCGGGCAATACAATTGGCTTTGGCAATTACCAAGCCACTGAGGTTCGAGACTAATTGCAGCAATTTCATTGTGATTACATGGGAATGATCCTATGCATTGCACCTCGCCATAGACCTCATGTGATACATGAACCATGGGGACTTTTGGTCATAAATATGATCTTGGATCACATGTATTAATCCAAGCTTAAATTGGCCAATGAATTGGcctttctttaaaaaaaataaaaaatcaagtACTTCAAGTCTCAATTTGAATCTTTGACAAGCAAGTCTCAATTGAGTCTTGAAgtgggggcatttgtagacaaagaaaatttatttaatttattttagtcaagatttatttaaattaaatcgatcttgattaaattaaattaaattaaattatagaagtcCATCATGTTTTGGACCGACAAATTGGATCaatattatatgggctattaaatTAAGTTAAATCCATAATGTCCATTTAAATTGGAGtgaattaattgatttattaattCACAATGGACTATTTGGGTTGGCCCGTTATTTAAGCCCAAGTTCAATGGGTTTCTTAAGGGAAAAGTTACCCAAAATGCAGGAAGATTCTGGAGGGTTTTCTTAAGGACTTAGCctacatattttggctataaatagtGGTCTTCCCCCAAGGCAAAGATATAGAAAAATCCCTAACATTCagagaaactctgtcaaattctcttaagagctttcttcctcaaatccaagtccaaatcaagtcaaacaaatcCTCCTGCTATTGGTGTTGAAGACTTGAAGTTCCAAGTGTTTGACgccatcatcaaatcaatcgttttCTACGCTGAAATTGTAGGAAACACCCTTTCGATTGGAGAACAAGTCTTTTCGGCCCTTCAATTGAAGCTAttcgaagaaaagaatcaggggattaatttctttgattcaagaactttcagagattgtaacccgcttattatttgatttaataaatttgatatttgtgcaagttttcttgtcttttatttcaggcaacaaaatttgtgcttacaAGGACATCATCTATTGAAAAATGAGCATAGGACTCTCAATATTGAACAAGTTTAACTTGCAAGGTGAAGATacatattttcttatttttctctctttcttcccttttttaggctgtctatatctttttttttttttggaatttgatgattttggtttgataatttgtatttattgaatcatttttttcatgctcaaaagaaaaaaaatttgacctaCTGTAAAAGTTCAAAAACTATAATCCATTTCttaaattacattttttttaaagaaagttTATCCTTTTGCCAAAAATAGAATGAACAGAACCAAGAGCAGAATGAGAGGAAATTGCTGACTGCCAAAATGTTCCCATCCAAGAGGCCTACGCGGACAGAAGTGCAGGAGAGAAAGTGGTAATTAGAAGAGAGCAAGGATTGAAATTGAGAgcaaggaagagagagagaaggcaaAGCAAAGAGCGTCCACCAATTCAATAAGGCTATCTGCACCCACGTTTCCTCAAGCCGCCCAAAAATCATGCAACCAACAAACACCCCCAGAGTTCATGAAAATTACGGAGTAACCGGACCATTTGCCAATGCGGACAGGAGTGAATTTCCAACAAAACCACGCCACCTATCGCAAAAGACCAAAATGCTCCTCAAGCTCACACAAATCATTGCATAACCGGTCCACCAGGCACTATTCACAAACGATTCGTGCTTTATATATACTAGGTGGTGAGACCCCGCGTTCGACGCTGGGTGCCTATATTAGGTGAATTGGCTGTTGCTTGTTGGAAGAGCTTGTTGGGAGAGAGGAACGAGTAACGCGAGTAGTTTTAGCAGAAGTAATTTATATTTGTAGAGATATTATGATAATTTGCAAGTAATATTAAGTTTTTGGTGATTGAAAAGATGGATAGAGAGGTGAAAGTCACATAACTTctagtctatcaccaaaataacaaaagcaCGTTGTTGTTTGAACTGAAACTGATGCTTGTCTAACCAGTGTTTTTGCATGTCTAACAAAAGTAGATTTTTTGTCATCTCTTTACTCGACTACGAAGTTCAATGAAGCTTTGGATGCTTTGTTGTCTTTGTCAGTTCTTCTTCAAGACTTCTTTTTACTGAAGATGAGGGACCTTTGTGGCTGCCTTGATCTACTGAGACAACAGATAAAGTTGATGTTGCAATGAGAGTCGGGGAAACTTGTTCAATGGAAGTGGCATTTTCTGTGGTGCTGTCTTTTAGAAAGGATGGTGGAGTTGCAACTAACTCTAATGACTGTGCTTCAGCAATTTGATGAGTTTCTGGATGCTGTTCTGGTTCTTCTAGGATGAAGGTTGTGACGAAAAATAATGGAAGAAGATGCTTCTGAGAGGGAAGATATCATCTCATCTCACAGAGGAAGTTCTGATTTTGCAATTTTTCATTAATTCTGCTAAAAGACATCAATTCTCCCtgtaaaaaaaataacttttggTAGTGATTTTGGTAGACAATATTGATTGAAATTATATATGTTTGTATAATTATATCAAAAGTCATATACCTGCAGATGCTTCTCATATATTTGAGTGGCGGTGCAATCAATAAGGGTCTCAGCATTTAGATCCTCTACTGTTGCATCAATGAAACCAGTGTTGTCATAAACCTGTACTTGGAATTTAACTCTGCAGTAGAGATGATTATTAGGATATGAGATAGAATATATGAAGGGTATAATAAGGAATTTTAAGAACTTAAAGATAAAGTTACTTTGGTTTGGGTTTTGTATCTCTGAGTCCACAGAAATTGCAATCAAATTCCATATCCATTGGAGCACCAGTGATTTTGTTGCAGCTAGTACATATAGCAGAGAAAAATCGCTGATTGCAGTTGATGATTCTGATTTTTCCTCTGATCCAAAAGTTCTTGATCTGATTGAAACACAGTTATATATATGTCAGTATAACTGAATCAGTGATATTATAAGATAATAAGGTATGTAGCCGATAATGTAGATTATTGGTGGATATATGTCCATGTTTTACCAGATTTGATGATGCAAGAATCTGTCCAATCAAACGAACTTCAGTGTTGGTTGGCGCAACTGTTTTTTGTTTATCTTTCTCATACAGTCTTTCATTGATAACTCTGTGAATGTAAGAAATATTCTCCAGTGACCTATCATAGTAAAAGCAAATGTTAATATTTATGTGGATAGTTAGGAAGAGAATTTTGAGTAAAAGAGGGTGTGGATATTTGTAGGTGAAAACATACCAGATTTTGAGAGAAGCAATCTGATGTAGTGGTGGATCCAGGACAATTGTGCTATTTCATCGAGTGCTAATGTCAATTCCTGATTTATTGCACCAAGAAAGTAAATGGAATtatgtttatttaaattaaatgtAAATAGCATCAGGTTGATTTTGATTATATTTTTACCATGATAAGTAGTGATTCTAGGTCGTAGAATCAAAATTGGTGGATGAGTGTGGATTCTGTTAACAAGCTCAACACCTTCATAGTAAACGTAAGGTTCCTACATTGTGAATATCAATGGTCTACATCTGTAAATTTCAATATATGAATGATACAGTTACAATTAAATCATCAATGATTTGTTCATATATGAAATGCTTTATAACTATATTTATTTTGCAGTTTTCAGAGTTAAGATCATGAGGTACTTACTCGGGATTGACAACTATGAATCTTTGAATTGTATGTGGTCCTCTTGCAGTACCAATGACTTCTTCTGGGAATGCATGGATTGTTACACACAGGATATCTAGTTGAACATGAAAATTTTCTGATTAGAAAATGTATAGTAAACTATCATATAGTATTTATTATTCATGAGTTTTTATACTGAATCTGTCTGCATCACTATTCTTGTATTTGTCAAGACTCCAAAATGCAGTGATAGGAAAGCAGTTTGCTAGTTGAACTGGGTCCGTTTTGCTGACTTTCCTGATGAAGGCAGCTTTAGTGAGTGTTAACTAGAGTGGAACAGAGCCAGTTTGGTTTCTTGGATCAGTAATTGGCACAATAGCAGCATTTGCAATATAATAGGTCTCACAAAGTTGCAATTTGTCATGAACGTAATTGACATCTCTATTAAAGGCAATTGAATTGATTCATGCTGtcaaaacaagagaaaaagcAGTAAACAAATGAGGAGATATGAATGATTTCAAACTTTGTTTACAGTTTGGTTATTTAATCCTGATGTTTTCTAATTGATAACCAAAGAAGTCTAAAAATTGTCTAGAAAGTGATTTATTGGTATATAGAATTTGATGTGTACGATTTACATAATTAAATTTTAGTATTCTTAAATTTTAGTATTTGAAAATTGAGTTGCAGAGGGAATATgaatttgaataatttttttttgttttgctggACAAACAAGTAACTAAGTGAGTAAATGAAGTGTTTATCTGACCTGTTGATCTGAAAACATTAGTCTGATGAAGCAATAACCTTGATTCTTTCCTGGATAGATTGGTGATTTTTCAATGGGAATTGCCTTAATCATCCAATCTTTTGACTCATGAGTCAAACTGCTAACAGGAATACATCTGTCATCCATAGCTACAATATATGAAATATATAAATTAGTGAACACAATTATTAGCAGTTATAACAGGAAATCATAAAGCATAGGCATGTTGAATATGATAAACAAAGCAAAATACGTTGGAAATGATTTAGATGCAAATTGATATAAACTAAGTATAAAAGACATGATAGATAGAATACAAAAAGCTAGTACTTAAGTAGCAGTTGCAGCTGCAAATATTTCTTCATAAACAATGTTTCGTGTACTACTATCTGCAATGCATTCAAGCACAACTGGTCTTAGAAGTATCTTTAGTTTTTCTCCAGTTCTTGCCCTTGACATTGCAACATACAACTGGCCATGCGAAAAGACTGGTTCTTTTAAATATATTCCAACAAAATCAAGTGTCTGCCCCTGTGATTTGTTAATAGTCACTGCAAAGCATAATGAAACAGGAAACTGAGTTCGCTTAATGGTATTGGATAAGATTTATCATTTGAGCTATGAAGTGGAATTCGAGGAATGAAAACTTTTTTGCAATGTGATTTCCTGAAGTAATCTGTGCATGAATAAGATTGCGagcaaaatttaaacaaattaaatgtATTCCATTACATAAACCTTGGGCGGGATTCAAATTTCTGAGAAGAATTATAGGACAACAAGGTTTTAGGATTAACTCGTGAGGTGGCAATCCTGGTGGTTGGATAGTGTTCAGAAAATCTCCGTGATCAGCTTGCTTTGAGGGATCAAGTGTTTCATCAAAACTCAtgtatcttgtttcttgaccAGGAAATCTTTGAATCAAAAGGTTATTTACATCATGGACAAAGTCGTTTGTTGTAGTAAGAATGGCTCTATTGGTGACACTTGAGCTATTGTGAATGAAATCATTGAGTGATGGATAGACAACACTTATTAACTGATTGAGGGAAACAACATCATTCACGAAAGGAATCAGGATAGATAGTGGCAGTTGAATTTTGCTGTCTCCAAATGTTGGTTCTGTCCCATTCCCAATTCTGAACAAAAAATCAGAAAACTGAGGATCCAATCTAGCTCTCATATTTTTAGTTAGATGCATTTTTTGTAAATGAGGCCAGATGTAAGAGTTGACAAGTGATGCAGATATATAATCCTCTTTCTGACCTCTTCGAACAACAGGGAGAGTTTGTCGAAAATCTCCACCAAAGACAATGATTTTGCCACCAAATATAGTATCACAATCTAGAATATCACGAAGCATTGCATCAAATGATTCAATTGCATATTTTTTAGCCATCGTTGCTTTATCCCATATAATCAACTTTGCAAGTTTCAGAAGCTTACTGATGCTGCTTTGTTTTGAAATGTTACACGTTTGCTTGATGTCTTGGTGAAGTGGAATCTTGAAGCAAGAGTGTGCCATGCGTCCTCCGGGCAATAGTGATGTTGCAGCACCAGATGTTGCTGATGCAAGTGCAATTTAACCTCTTGATCTCACAGTTGCAAGCAATGTTTTGTATAAAAAAGATTTACCAGTTCTACCAGGACCATCAATGAAAAAGGCAGCAGGAGCATTTTCATTGATTTTTTGCATTATTTTGTCGAATGCAGACTTTTGTGCACTGTTTAACATTGACACTGTAGCTAAATCTTCATCAAAAATAGGTATCTGATACTCAACTTCAATTTCTTTCATAGACTTATCTGAACACAACACATGATAAGGAATATCTGTGAGGCTGTAATCAGTTATAACTTTTCCCATGATCTGAAGATGTTGATCAATCAAGTTAAGaacttgaatttgtacttgttgtTGCAATAATGCTAAGTTTTGTCTAATGTCTTCTGACAGATGATTTTCGAATTTCAACCAAGTATCTCTTGGATTTGTTGGTGTGCAGTGTACAAGTAACACATCAAAAAGTTGTCTCAGGGAACATGGCATCTTGTATACAAGTGCCTCAGATAAACATTCATCAAAACCATTGTCCATTTGGAGTACTCCACGAAGTGTTGCAGCTTCTTTGTATGAGGATGCCTGGCGACCGTTGATAGATTTTAACTCATCAAAAAAGGTTGGTTTTCTTACGTGCATAAGTAACATTCTGAGGTAATATCTTTCTTCCTCAATAGGGTGTGCTGTGTTAATATGGCTGATGACCTCTCCACGTTTCTTATCAATCCATATCCTGTCCCCTTCATCCCAAGTAAAGTACCGAGGAAATTCTCTATAGAGACAATTGAGATCCTGTGCTCTTTTATTTGTTCGATTCATAGACAAGAATTCTGTCAACATTGTCCTTGAATTTCTTTCATTACGAAGAACATCTTGCAATGCCTGATCTTCAATGAATGATATAGGCTGACTATTTTCCAGATGCAAGTGCATTGTCATCACTGATGGATGAATGTTGGTTAAATCAAATGAAAATATCCTCCACATAGCTTCAGGAGCACAAATCCATCTAGCAGATTGAAAGTTATGAATCTCATCAATGATATTTTCTGTCTGGTAAGCTGTGATCTGATACATAACTTTGTCGTATCCCTTGTAGATATACTTGTAAATATATTTTACTGCTTCAATAGCAGAGCATATCTCGACATTGATATGACAATCAAATTTTGCAAGTAGATATGCATTATATGGTACAACCCATCGGTTATCAAACAGATGTTCCCTGATAATAACATTTTTTCCATCATTGCGCCTTCTGTAGACAGGATAGGAATTTCTTGAATGTTTAGTGTATGGAGAGAATTCTTTTGGATAGTTATTTCTGCACTTCCCATTTTGACGTATACAGGGGTTGTTTGGATTCAATGTACCACATGGTCCATGAAGCATGTGCTTTATCACCAATGAATACAAATACGGTGACTCCTTTGGATCTGGCAACTCTGCGAAAACAATTCTATCATATGCCTCAGGGGAAAACATTTTTTATCCTTGTTTGAGGATAATCAGGAAATGTGCATGTGGTAATCCTCGCTTCTGAAATTCAATGACATAAGTATAAGTTGCAACTTCACCGAAGAGATTtcttttgaacaaatcatcttCTAACTGCTCAATTTTTGCTCGGAATACCCGAGAAATCAAATCTGGTCTATTTTGGATTTCATCTTCACCTGATAAATGTTGTTTTATTTCTGGCCAAGATGGATTACATGTCATTGTGAGAAAGATGTCAGGTTTTCCATATCGTTGAACAAGTGACATGGCATCCAAATATCTTCGACGCATGTCTCTGGGGCCTCCTATAAAACTTGCTGGAAGAATAATCCGTTAACCAATTTTTGATCCTGAAGTCTCACCACTTGTTACACTATCCATTAATCCTTGATAAACCTCAGTTCTTAAGTGTTGCTGCCTGTGTCTGTGGAATTCCAACGGTGATGTCTCCAACTTAATATAGGTCTCTACTCAGTACTGCTGCAGTAGTCTCCCTATGTGTAGTAAATTTGACTGATCACCATCTCTTATCTAAAACTTATATGCATAATATTCACGGCAAGATACTGTTGGtctcttggttttctttttcttggacaCTATCAGAAATCAGCAAGAATATGAATTAGTTATTGAAGGGACAGAGTTAACATATAAGTAAATCTACATAAATGTTTTGGAATTGTATTGATTGTGAAGACTAATAATATAAATGGGAAATTGAATAGAGAGCagcaaaatataaataaatttgaaTGAGTTTTTTGAAATTGTGATTAATTTTGCAACTGGTATCAGTACCTTTTTCTTCAGCAGATATGACTTCATCTATGTGTGAGCAATTCTGGACTGAGAGGATATTTTGGTTCTGGCATGTTGAACCTGATTGGTTAAGAACGTCTGATCTTGGTATCCTCAATATATCTTTGTGCCATCCAGTCTCACCCTTTGCAAATATAAGTGGATACTGAAGTGTATCATAGCAGCCGTAATATTGCTTTAACATGCGCTTTCTTCCTATCTTTGTGAAAATATGGATATTCTGAGTGCCATCACCACTGTTATAATCATTTTCATTCCACATTGCTGCTACCTGAGACACTGCAGGAAGGTTGTAGACTCTTTGATCCAAACCTGGATctgatttcaagaaaattttgtgaTCTTCAAGATCATGGAGGTCCACCAAGCTTCTGATAAAAGTGGAATAAGGATTATCATGAAGAATATCCTTGAACTGCTGGAAAATGGATTCCCTGAACTTGCTAGAAATTGCCATACGATTGGCTATTTCATGTTGGGTatcataaaaatataattgcAGGTTTGTTGCTCTTTCACCTTTAGAAGGAACCAATGGATTGATAAAGTGATAAATCTGGCCCTGTACTCTAAATGTATATATACCATTATTCCTTCTGCTAAGATTTTTATCATAATGAACACCAAGGGATGTAAAAGCAAACATGTTATTGTAACTCCTGATGCACAACCGAAATTCTCTAGCTTTAGGAGCATTTGCCCTATAaaattgaactaacttttctggCATTTGAGTTTCTGCTAAGTGAATTTCACCTGCTGAACAACAGAATCTTGGTGGCTCCATGTAGAATCACTTAGCACGACAAAAGATACTGTCTGGAACGTCTGGTAAAACACTTGGGTGAACTGGTATTTGTTCCAACAATGATATGTTTTTTCTTCTACGACGTGGACCTATACAATATGGAATATAGGGGCTTCTAACTGATAGGAGAACGAGAAAAAGTATAAAGAATCTTAGTCACACTCATATACACATACGTATATATAAATCTATAGTATATAGCTACTAGTTGGATGCTGCAGATTGCTGATTGATGGTCGGTCTTCAAATAGAAGAGTTGACAGTAGAGAATAGCAACATTGCAGAAGAGATCACAACAAAGAAGAATGGATTTAAAAGAGAGGAAAGTTAATAGTTCTTAGTATATAAGAAGAGAACAGAAATATAGCTGGTAAATAATTCGTAAGCCTACCTAAATTTACAGCTGAGGAATCATCGAAGATATCTGTTTGAAAAGCCGTAGAAGGAAGGATGTTTTGAGAAAGTAGATAATTAGTTCTTGCAAAAACTGTtagtagaagaaaagaaataagcAACAATAATTTGTGAGCTTTCACGAAAATTTGACGGTTagtacaaaacaattggattaGGAGGCTCAAGAGTATACTTTGGTGAATAGTATTGTTTGTTGAGCTGAAATGCATGGCTGACTGATCAGAAAAGCTAACAACAGGCAT is a genomic window containing:
- the LOC113758663 gene encoding uncharacterized protein LOC113758663, whose translation is MFSPEAYDRIVFAELPDPKESPYLYSLVIKHMLHGPCGTLNPNNPCIRQNGKCRNNYPKEFSPYTKHSRNSYPVYRRRNDGKNVIIREHLFDNRWVVPYNAYLLAKFDCHINVEICSAIEAVKYIYKYIYKGYDKVMYQITAYQTENIIDEIHNFQSARWICAPEAMWRIFSFDLTNIHPSVMTMHLHLENSQPISFIEDQALQDVLRNERNSRTMLTEFLSMNRTNKRAQDLNCLYREFPRYFTWDEGDRIWIDKKRGEVISHINTAHPIEEERYYLRMLLMHVRKPTFFDELKSINGRQASSYKEAATLRGVLQMDNGFDECLSEALVYKMPCSLRQLFDVLLVHCTPTNPRDTWLKFENHLSEDIRQNLALLQQQVQIQVLNLIDQHLQIMGKVITDYSLTDIPYHVLCSDKSMKEIEVEYQIPIFDEDLATVSMLNSAQKSAFDKIMQKINENAPAAFFIDGPGRTATSGAATSLLPGGRMAHSCFKIPLHQDIKQTCNISKQSSISKLLKLAKLIIWDKATMAKKYAIESFDAMLRDILDCDTIFGGKIIVFGGDFRQTLPVVRRGQKEDYISASLVNSYIWPHLQKMHLTKNMRARLDPQFSDFLFRIGNGTEPTFGDSKIQLPLSILIPFVNDVVSLNQLISVVYPSLNDFIHNSSSVTNRAILTTTNDFVHDVNNLLIQRFPGQETRYMSFDETLDPSKQADHGDFLNTIQPPGLPPHELILKPCCPIILLRNLNPAQVTINKSQGQTLDFVGIYLKEPVFSHGQLYVAMSRARTGEKLKILLRPVVLECIADSSTRNIVYEEIFAAATAT